A stretch of the Photobacterium toruni genome encodes the following:
- a CDS encoding DUF547 domain-containing protein: protein MRIAFSLLLIFFSWSLFAAPKANLLPYWQDHVVNNQHDIDHQQWQQLLTKYLVVNPQQTLFRYNAVTPADKQKLQFYINHLAKLDPRQYNRDVQFSYWVNLYNALTVQLIINNYPLTSITKLGGFFSFGPWDQPIVTINNKTLSLNDIEHRILRPIWRDPRIHYAVNCASLGCPDLLPQVFDSQQLNHQLDAAASRFINSDKGVKISSKQTTLSSIYDWYDSDFGNQQALLQHINQYLLHNKINANNIQFDYNWLLNQKL, encoded by the coding sequence ATGCGTATTGCATTTAGCTTATTATTAATTTTCTTTTCTTGGTCTCTATTTGCCGCTCCCAAAGCGAATCTATTACCCTATTGGCAAGATCATGTTGTCAACAATCAACACGATATTGATCATCAGCAATGGCAACAATTATTAACTAAATATTTAGTGGTTAATCCGCAACAAACCCTATTTCGTTATAACGCTGTTACCCCTGCCGACAAACAGAAATTACAGTTTTATATCAATCACCTAGCTAAACTTGATCCACGCCAATATAATCGTGATGTTCAATTTTCTTATTGGGTTAACCTTTATAATGCGCTCACCGTTCAATTGATCATTAATAATTACCCACTCACTTCAATCACCAAACTGGGTGGTTTTTTCAGCTTTGGTCCTTGGGATCAACCTATCGTCACCATCAATAATAAAACTCTTAGCCTTAACGATATTGAACATCGCATATTGCGCCCTATTTGGCGTGATCCTCGTATCCATTATGCGGTTAATTGTGCCAGTTTAGGCTGCCCAGATTTACTGCCGCAAGTATTTGACAGCCAGCAACTTAATCACCAACTAGATGCGGCAGCTAGTCGTTTTATTAATAGTGATAAAGGGGTAAAAATCAGCTCAAAACAAACCACCCTATCATCTATTTATGACTGGTATGATAGCGACTTTGGCAACCAACAAGCATTACTGCAGCATATAAATCAGTATCTACTGCATAATAAAATCAATGCCAATAACATTCAGTTTGATTACAACTGGTTGTTAAATCAGAAGCTATAA
- the thiB gene encoding thiamine ABC transporter substrate binding subunit, with protein sequence MSYTLLPLISIALLSNNVLAADNTLNVYTYSSFSSEWGPGPIIKKAFEAQCDGCKVNFVSLEDGVSILNRVRLEGSRSQADILLGLDNNLMTEAKQTGLLAKQHVDLSKLTLPKGWHDDTFIPYDYGYFAFVYDSTKLPHPPTSLKALVNDQNISVIYQDPRTSTPGQGLMLWMKSVYGDKAAAAWQQLAKHTVTVTKGWSEAYSMFLDGEADMVLSYTTSPAYHIIEEHKNQYKAANFKEGHYMQVEVAAKMKNSPHPKLADQFMQFIVSDAFQSQIATHNWMYPVTKQPLPAAFKQLVIPDKALEFSADEVAQKRKAWIREWQQALTQ encoded by the coding sequence ATCAGTTACACACTTTTACCGCTAATATCGATAGCGTTACTCTCAAATAACGTCTTGGCCGCCGATAACACCCTTAATGTTTATACCTACAGCTCGTTTTCATCCGAGTGGGGACCGGGGCCTATTATCAAAAAAGCCTTTGAAGCCCAATGCGATGGTTGCAAAGTTAACTTCGTCTCTTTAGAAGATGGTGTATCAATTCTTAATCGAGTGCGTTTAGAAGGCAGCCGTAGCCAAGCAGATATTCTATTGGGGCTTGATAACAACCTGATGACTGAAGCCAAACAAACGGGATTACTGGCTAAACAACATGTTGATCTAAGTAAATTAACCTTACCTAAAGGTTGGCATGACGATACCTTTATTCCCTATGATTACGGCTATTTTGCATTTGTTTATGACAGCACTAAATTACCCCACCCACCTACCAGTTTAAAAGCGCTGGTTAACGATCAAAATATCAGTGTCATCTACCAAGATCCTCGCACTTCAACCCCAGGACAAGGGCTGATGCTATGGATGAAATCGGTATATGGCGATAAGGCTGCCGCTGCATGGCAACAACTTGCTAAACATACGGTGACGGTTACTAAAGGCTGGTCTGAAGCTTACAGCATGTTCCTTGATGGTGAAGCCGACATGGTCTTGTCATACACCACCTCACCGGCCTATCACATTATAGAAGAGCACAAAAATCAGTATAAAGCGGCTAACTTCAAAGAAGGCCATTATATGCAAGTGGAAGTGGCCGCTAAAATGAAAAACAGCCCGCATCCTAAACTGGCTGATCAGTTTATGCAGTTTATTGTTAGTGACGCTTTTCAATCTCAAATCGCGACCCATAATTGGATGTACCCTGTCACTAAACAACCACTGCCAGCCGCTTTTAAGCAATTAGTTATTCCAGATAAAGCATTAGAATTTAGTGCTGATGAAGTAGCTCAAAAGCGTAAAGCATGGATTCGAGAATGGCAGCAAGCGCTGACCCAATAA
- the thiP gene encoding thiamine/thiamine pyrophosphate ABC transporter permease ThiP yields the protein MNKRVTQLMPGLLSVGLILLLVIAAITSLILHAGQWQLSSLWHDPYLRHVTRFSFYQALLSTLLSIVPAIAIAYALSRRDFIGKQLLLRLFAMTLVMPVLVAVFGLLAIYGKSGIISHGLSLLGLPRLNIYGLSGILLAHVFLNLPLAVRFLLQSLESIPHEQHQLAAHLGIRGWYKFKLVAWPRLRQQLPHVAGLIFMLCFTSFAVIMSLGGGPKSTTIELAIYQAIRYDFDLATGAILALWQMILCGGLVLLSHRFAKPLATFSASISNNVVNYQDNWRAKCWDWSWIIAAILLVIPPIIAVFVAGLNRQLPQLLQQSALWHAVANSLQIAVMACCLAFVFGVMILLASRQLRLTQQRFSADSIEMIGTIILVTPGLVLSTGIFLLLRQYTDAYGAAFWVVVGVNALMALPYVIKTLSQPMLHIAQQYNILCRSLGMRGWSRLRLVEWRALRKPIAQSLAISLVLSLGDLGAIALFGSQDFQTLPLYLFQLMGSYRMDGAAVAALLLLLLSLGLFSAIEYCFQPRRTKGKHHA from the coding sequence GTGAATAAACGTGTAACTCAACTTATGCCCGGACTATTGAGTGTCGGGCTTATTTTATTACTGGTGATCGCAGCAATCACCAGCCTAATACTTCATGCTGGTCAATGGCAACTGAGTAGTCTATGGCATGATCCTTACCTTCGTCATGTGACTCGATTTAGTTTTTACCAAGCCTTACTATCCACATTGCTGAGCATCGTACCTGCAATTGCGATAGCTTACGCGCTATCACGACGTGATTTTATTGGCAAACAGCTGTTATTACGTTTGTTTGCGATGACATTAGTGATGCCAGTGTTAGTGGCGGTATTTGGTCTATTAGCGATCTACGGCAAAAGCGGCATTATTAGTCATGGATTAAGCCTGTTAGGATTACCACGGCTAAACATTTATGGTTTAAGCGGCATTTTACTGGCGCATGTGTTTCTCAACTTACCATTAGCGGTGCGGTTTTTACTTCAAAGTCTAGAATCAATTCCCCATGAACAACATCAATTAGCTGCCCATTTAGGTATTCGTGGCTGGTATAAATTTAAGTTAGTGGCTTGGCCGCGGTTACGCCAACAACTGCCTCATGTCGCAGGGCTTATTTTCATGCTGTGCTTTACCAGTTTTGCGGTGATCATGTCGCTAGGGGGCGGACCTAAATCAACCACTATTGAACTGGCGATTTATCAAGCTATTCGCTATGACTTTGATCTCGCCACAGGGGCTATTTTGGCGTTATGGCAAATGATCCTTTGTGGTGGACTGGTATTACTGAGCCACCGTTTTGCGAAACCGTTAGCGACTTTTAGCGCCTCTATTAGTAATAATGTAGTCAACTATCAAGATAACTGGCGCGCAAAATGCTGGGATTGGAGCTGGATCATCGCAGCGATATTGCTAGTGATCCCGCCAATTATTGCAGTCTTTGTTGCTGGCTTAAACCGGCAACTGCCACAGTTATTACAGCAGTCGGCACTGTGGCATGCCGTCGCTAATTCGCTTCAGATTGCGGTTATGGCTTGTTGTTTAGCCTTTGTGTTTGGGGTGATGATATTACTGGCGAGTCGACAATTACGCTTAACTCAACAACGTTTTAGTGCCGATAGTATCGAAATGATCGGCACCATCATTTTAGTCACGCCAGGGCTGGTCTTAAGTACCGGAATATTCTTATTGCTGCGTCAATATACCGATGCCTATGGCGCTGCTTTTTGGGTTGTTGTGGGGGTTAATGCACTAATGGCATTGCCTTATGTCATCAAGACGTTAAGTCAGCCGATGCTACATATTGCTCAACAATACAATATATTATGTCGAAGTTTAGGTATGAGGGGTTGGTCACGTTTACGGCTTGTAGAATGGCGAGCACTGCGTAAACCTATTGCGCAATCATTGGCAATAAGCTTGGTACTCTCATTGGGTGATCTGGGCGCGATTGCTTTATTTGGCAGCCAAGATTTTCAAACTCTACCGCTGTATTTATTTCAATTAATGGGTAGCTATCGCATGGATGGTGCTGCTGTGGCTGCATTATTATTGTTATTACTCAGTTTAGGTTTATTCAGCGCCATTGAATATTGTTTCCAACCTCGCCGCACCAAAGGTAAACACCATGCTTAA
- the thiQ gene encoding thiamine ABC transporter ATP-binding protein encodes MLNVNQLSYTYQPQRQHERPMTLSFNFSLQQGDIAALIGPSGAGKSTLLALIAGFLQPNSGDITIHQQSIITLDPAQRPLSMLFQEHNLFPHLSVYENIALGIDPRLKLSPQQQQQVHDAAEKVGLTAYLSRLPEQLSGGQRQRVALARCLIRQRPLLLLDEPFSALDPALRNDMLQLVQQLAQQQAITVLMITHSPDDAKKIANKCIFIDNGDVKAFGSTEALLNQPQHADLRHYLGLTAIP; translated from the coding sequence ATGCTTAATGTCAACCAGCTCAGTTATACCTATCAGCCGCAACGCCAACATGAACGCCCAATGACGTTAAGCTTTAACTTTAGCCTTCAACAAGGAGATATTGCGGCATTAATTGGTCCAAGTGGTGCAGGAAAAAGTACTTTATTAGCGCTTATTGCGGGATTTTTACAGCCAAATAGTGGCGATATTACTATCCACCAGCAATCGATTATTACACTTGATCCTGCTCAACGACCATTATCGATGTTGTTTCAAGAACACAACTTATTTCCTCACCTCAGCGTGTATGAAAATATTGCGCTTGGCATTGATCCTCGTCTTAAATTGAGTCCTCAGCAACAACAACAAGTACATGATGCAGCTGAAAAAGTGGGGTTAACGGCATATTTATCACGTTTACCAGAACAACTGTCAGGTGGACAGCGACAACGAGTAGCATTAGCGCGCTGTTTGATTCGACAACGGCCTTTATTACTGCTTGATGAGCCATTTTCTGCATTAGATCCTGCATTACGAAATGACATGCTACAGCTGGTACAACAACTTGCGCAACAACAAGCCATCACGGTATTAATGATCACTCACAGTCCTGATGATGCGAAAAAAATTGCGAATAAATGCATTTTTATTGATAACGGCGATGTAAAAGCATTTGGTAGCACAGAAGCATTACTCAATCAGCCGCAGCATGCAGATCTACGTCATTATCTCGGCTTAACTGCTATACCATAA
- a CDS encoding PhoH family protein, with amino-acid sequence MDNAERKLFVLDTNILLHEPLAIFSFQEHDVVIPMTVLEELDRIKDSKRDISRDARVAIRALENIFHDATPEQISAGIPFNDQIPHNGTIAIFADYEIKQTVHAFSDKAGDNRILNSVLFLQQKHAPRSVVLVTKDINMRLRAKGAGVLNVDDYRSDQLIDDVALLSKGFHRYNGNFWGNVAECYSENRGSSTLHTLPRELFEAPYINQYLLDDSQDFAARIKAIGDKDVTIKDISYDRLMNRQAWGVHPKNIYQGMALDAMLDPSIDLVILTGPAGCGKTILAMAAALEQVIEKGMYDKIIVTRNTPEIAESIGFLPGTEEEKMLPWLAAVTDTMEALHKHDVCTDGSMKYIFDKANIQFKSINFMRGRSIQNAFVLLDECQNLTASQIKTIITRCGEGTKLVCSGNLAQIDSNYLSPVTSGLTYIVERFKHFEGSANIYINGVVRSRLAEFAEENL; translated from the coding sequence ATGGACAATGCCGAACGGAAACTGTTTGTACTTGATACAAATATTCTGCTTCATGAACCTCTCGCTATCTTTTCTTTCCAGGAACATGATGTCGTGATTCCAATGACCGTACTGGAAGAATTAGATCGTATTAAAGACAGTAAGCGCGATATTTCTCGTGATGCACGGGTTGCTATTCGAGCGCTTGAAAATATCTTTCACGATGCCACTCCAGAGCAAATCTCTGCGGGTATTCCTTTTAATGATCAGATTCCACATAATGGCACGATCGCTATTTTTGCTGATTATGAGATCAAACAAACGGTTCATGCCTTTAGTGATAAAGCCGGTGATAACCGTATTCTTAATAGTGTTCTTTTCCTGCAACAAAAACACGCTCCCAGAAGCGTAGTCTTAGTCACTAAAGATATCAATATGCGCTTGCGGGCTAAAGGTGCAGGTGTATTAAATGTTGATGACTATCGCTCCGATCAATTGATTGATGATGTTGCTTTACTCAGTAAAGGTTTTCACCGTTATAACGGTAATTTTTGGGGCAATGTCGCTGAGTGTTATTCAGAAAATCGAGGCAGTTCAACGTTACATACATTACCGCGTGAATTATTTGAGGCACCGTATATAAACCAATATTTATTAGATGATAGTCAAGATTTTGCTGCACGAATTAAAGCTATTGGAGACAAAGACGTCACGATCAAAGATATTAGTTATGATCGGTTGATGAATCGCCAAGCATGGGGAGTACATCCTAAAAATATTTATCAAGGCATGGCGTTAGATGCAATGCTCGATCCTAGTATTGATTTAGTGATACTTACTGGTCCTGCTGGTTGTGGTAAGACTATTTTAGCCATGGCTGCTGCGTTAGAACAGGTAATTGAAAAAGGCATGTATGACAAGATTATTGTTACACGTAATACGCCTGAAATCGCCGAGTCTATTGGTTTTCTACCCGGTACGGAAGAAGAGAAAATGTTGCCGTGGTTAGCAGCAGTAACCGATACTATGGAAGCGCTACATAAACATGATGTTTGTACTGATGGCTCAATGAAGTACATTTTTGATAAAGCCAACATTCAATTTAAATCAATTAACTTTATGCGCGGACGCTCAATTCAAAATGCCTTTGTGTTACTTGATGAGTGTCAAAACTTAACCGCATCACAGATCAAAACGATTATTACCCGTTGTGGTGAGGGAACTAAACTAGTGTGCTCGGGTAACTTGGCACAGATTGATTCTAATTATTTATCCCCTGTGACATCTGGTTTAACCTACATTGTCGAACGCTTTAAACACTTTGAGGGCAGTGCCAATATTTATATTAATGGTGTGGTACGAAGTCGCTTAGCTGAATTTGCAGAAGAAAATCTTTAA
- the rapA gene encoding RNA polymerase-associated protein RapA: protein MPFALGQRWISDTESDLGLGTVVAIEPRTVSLMFPASDENRLYARHDAPVTRVMFNVGDVIESHEGWSLKVEAIEEDKGIITYIGTRIDTEESDVALREIFLSHQIRFNKPQDKLFAGQIDRMDRFALRYRALKNQYEQLKSPLRGLCGMRAGLIPHQLYIAHEVGRRYAPRVLLADEVGLGKTIEAGMIIHQQVLSGRAERILILVPETLQHQWLVEMMRRFNLHFSIFDEERCVESLADAANPFDTAQYVLCSLDFLRKSRRRFEQALDADWDLLIVDEAHHLEWSEERPSRQYQVVEAIAEKTPGVLLLTATPEQLGRESHFARLRLLDPDRFYDYEAFVEEERLYEPVAEAVSQLLAGEKLDSKAKQTLIDLLAGQNVEPMITAIENATTADDAKALEARHELIRNLMDRHGTGRVLFRNTRSAIKGFPKRHLNMYPLPMPNQYSTAMRVAGMMAGKLSINEKAIKLLYPEDIYQEFEGESATWWNFDPRINWLLDMLKANRNEKVLVICSRAQTALTLEQALREREGIRATVFHEGMSIIERDKAAAYFAQEESGAQVLICSEIGSEGRNFQFANQLVMFDLPSNPDLLEQRIGRLDRIGQQREIEIHVPHLEGTSQALLARWFNEGLNAFEETCPTGRPVYEAVCEDLITLLASDKQDSDALEAVITQSAALHNELKSKLEQGRDRLLEIHSNGGEAAQQLVEQISSKDGDTNLVSFALGLFDTIGLNQDDKGENAIVVTPSEHMMVASYPGLPYDGCTITFDRNTALSREDLHFISWEHPMIQGGIELLLSEGVGTTAVSLLKNKALPVGTLLLELIYVVDAQAPKQSGIGRFLPKTPIRILLDSKGNNLSANVEFESFNRQLSPINRHLSSKLVNSVQKEIHTLIAHAEREIDKELVTVRSQAQAEMETTLQAEYQRLLALKAVNPNIRDDELELIETQISDLTDYIAKAQIQLDSLRLIVVSHN from the coding sequence ATGCCATTTGCTTTGGGTCAACGTTGGATCAGTGATACAGAAAGTGATTTAGGTTTGGGAACAGTCGTTGCGATTGAGCCTCGTACTGTTAGCTTGATGTTTCCAGCATCAGATGAAAACCGTTTATACGCTCGACATGATGCACCCGTTACCCGTGTAATGTTTAATGTTGGCGATGTGATTGAAAGCCATGAAGGCTGGTCGCTAAAAGTTGAAGCGATCGAAGAAGATAAAGGAATTATCACTTATATCGGCACTCGTATAGATACCGAAGAAAGCGATGTCGCGTTACGTGAAATATTTTTAAGCCATCAAATTCGTTTTAATAAACCGCAAGATAAATTATTTGCAGGTCAAATTGATCGTATGGATCGATTTGCATTACGTTACCGCGCGCTAAAAAATCAGTATGAGCAACTAAAAAGCCCATTGCGTGGTTTATGTGGCATGCGTGCAGGTCTAATCCCACATCAACTTTACATCGCTCATGAAGTGGGTCGTCGTTATGCGCCACGCGTACTTTTAGCCGATGAAGTAGGTTTAGGTAAAACCATTGAAGCGGGTATGATCATTCACCAACAGGTGCTATCAGGCCGTGCTGAACGTATTCTTATTTTGGTACCTGAAACCCTACAGCACCAATGGCTTGTAGAAATGATGCGTCGCTTTAATCTTCATTTTTCTATTTTTGATGAAGAGCGTTGTGTTGAATCTTTAGCAGATGCGGCTAACCCATTTGATACAGCGCAATACGTGTTGTGTTCACTCGATTTTCTACGTAAAAGCCGCCGTCGATTTGAACAAGCTTTAGATGCCGATTGGGATCTATTGATTGTTGATGAAGCGCACCACCTTGAATGGAGTGAAGAGCGTCCAAGCCGTCAATACCAAGTGGTTGAAGCGATTGCAGAAAAAACGCCAGGTGTATTGCTACTAACCGCAACCCCAGAGCAATTAGGCCGTGAAAGTCACTTTGCTCGTCTACGCTTATTAGACCCTGATCGTTTTTACGATTACGAGGCCTTTGTTGAAGAAGAGCGTCTATACGAACCTGTTGCAGAAGCTGTATCTCAATTACTGGCGGGAGAAAAACTCGATAGCAAAGCCAAGCAAACTTTAATTGATTTACTTGCTGGTCAGAATGTTGAGCCAATGATCACTGCGATTGAAAATGCGACCACAGCAGACGATGCAAAAGCACTTGAAGCACGTCACGAGTTGATCCGTAACCTCATGGATCGCCACGGTACAGGCCGCGTATTATTCCGTAACACCCGTTCAGCAATCAAAGGTTTCCCTAAGCGTCACCTTAATATGTACCCATTGCCGATGCCTAATCAATACAGCACTGCTATGCGTGTTGCTGGCATGATGGCTGGTAAACTCAGCATTAATGAAAAAGCGATTAAACTGCTTTACCCTGAAGATATCTATCAAGAATTTGAAGGTGAATCAGCAACATGGTGGAACTTTGATCCTCGCATTAACTGGCTGCTAGATATGCTAAAAGCCAACCGTAATGAAAAAGTATTGGTGATCTGTTCTCGTGCTCAAACCGCATTAACGTTAGAGCAAGCTTTGCGTGAACGTGAAGGTATTCGTGCGACAGTGTTCCACGAAGGGATGTCTATTATTGAACGTGATAAAGCCGCGGCATATTTTGCTCAAGAAGAGAGTGGCGCACAGGTATTAATCTGTTCAGAAATCGGCTCAGAAGGCCGTAACTTCCAGTTTGCTAATCAGTTAGTGATGTTCGATTTACCGAGCAATCCAGATTTACTAGAGCAGCGTATTGGTCGTTTAGATCGTATAGGCCAGCAGCGTGAAATTGAAATTCATGTCCCACACCTTGAAGGCACTTCACAAGCGTTATTGGCACGTTGGTTTAACGAAGGCTTAAACGCGTTTGAAGAAACCTGCCCTACGGGTCGTCCTGTTTATGAAGCAGTATGTGAAGATTTAATCACACTACTTGCCAGTGATAAGCAAGACAGCGACGCCCTAGAAGCGGTGATCACTCAAAGTGCAGCGCTACATAACGAACTGAAAAGTAAGTTAGAACAAGGTCGTGACCGATTACTTGAAATTCACTCTAATGGTGGCGAAGCAGCACAACAATTGGTTGAGCAAATCAGCAGTAAAGATGGCGATACTAACTTAGTCTCTTTCGCTCTGGGTTTGTTTGACACCATTGGTCTTAACCAAGATGATAAAGGTGAAAATGCGATTGTTGTAACACCATCAGAACACATGATGGTTGCCAGCTATCCAGGCTTACCTTATGACGGTTGCACGATCACTTTTGATCGTAACACTGCACTATCACGCGAAGATCTACACTTTATCAGTTGGGAACACCCAATGATTCAAGGTGGCATCGAATTGCTATTGAGTGAAGGTGTCGGCACAACTGCGGTTTCATTACTGAAAAACAAAGCACTGCCTGTCGGTACGTTATTATTAGAACTGATTTATGTGGTTGATGCACAAGCACCAAAACAATCAGGTATTGGTCGTTTCTTACCTAAAACACCGATTCGTATTTTACTTGATAGCAAAGGCAATAACCTTTCTGCAAATGTCGAGTTTGAAAGCTTTAACCGTCAGTTAAGTCCAATTAATCGCCATTTAAGTAGTAAGTTGGTTAACTCAGTTCAAAAAGAGATCCATACTCTAATCGCCCACGCTGAACGCGAAATTGACAAAGAATTAGTCACCGTTCGTAGTCAAGCACAAGCAGAGATGGAAACAACATTACAAGCAGAGTATCAACGTTTATTGGCTTTAAAAGCAGTTAATCCTAACATTCGTGATGATGAGTTAGAGTTAATCGAAACCCAAATTTCAGATTTAACTGATTACATTGCTAAAGCACAAATTCAACTTGATTCATTACGTTTAATTGTTGTTAGCCATAACTAA
- the rluA gene encoding bifunctional tRNA pseudouridine(32) synthase/23S rRNA pseudouridine(746) synthase RluA: MKPLPVLNYNPPTDPWLDTLFVDNDIIAVNKPAGLLSNPGRQPEHHDSVFARVLAQYPQSQIVHRLDMGTSGLIVLALNKAAERHFKAQFRERETKKVYYARVWGHMEHDSGTVDLPLICDWPNRPRQKVCFDDGKPSVTHYEVLSRDENSTLVRLLPITGRSHQLRVHMQALGHPILGDKFYANDEAIAASPRLLLHAAELTFTHPGTDEPMHLFAPCEFYPQAPTQTIYP, encoded by the coding sequence ATGAAACCATTGCCTGTGTTGAACTACAATCCACCGACCGATCCTTGGTTAGATACCCTTTTTGTTGATAACGATATTATCGCGGTCAACAAACCAGCAGGTCTATTATCTAATCCCGGTCGTCAACCTGAGCACCATGACAGTGTATTTGCGCGCGTATTAGCTCAATATCCCCAATCACAAATTGTACATCGCTTAGATATGGGTACATCAGGGCTGATTGTATTAGCGTTAAATAAAGCTGCTGAACGCCATTTTAAAGCGCAATTTCGTGAGCGTGAAACCAAAAAAGTGTATTACGCACGCGTATGGGGACACATGGAACACGATAGCGGTACCGTTGATTTGCCATTGATTTGTGATTGGCCCAACCGTCCTCGCCAAAAAGTATGTTTCGATGACGGTAAACCATCAGTAACCCACTATGAAGTACTCAGTCGCGATGAAAATAGCACCTTAGTACGCTTATTACCGATCACAGGGCGTTCACATCAGTTACGCGTCCATATGCAAGCACTAGGACACCCTATTTTAGGTGATAAATTCTATGCCAATGATGAAGCAATTGCAGCATCACCACGACTGTTATTGCACGCAGCAGAGCTAACATTTACCCATCCAGGTACTGATGAGCCAATGCACCTTTTTGCACCGTGTGAGTTTTATCCACAAGCACCGACTCAAACTATTTACCCGTAA
- a CDS encoding D-2-hydroxyacid dehydrogenase, whose product METIVFLDHGTIPAHISLPRPAFCHQWHQYEATTPSQVVERLQHATIVITNKVILDSQVLAQLPQLKFIAIAATGTNNIDLDYCRSHNIKVANIQGYATRSVPEHVIAMIFALKRNLAGYQQDIRNGEWQRQQQFCFFTHPITDVAGSTLGIIGNGSLGQAVATLAQAIGMNILFAEHAGATQCRDGYHPFEQVLREADIVSLHCPLTSTTHNMIAAPQLALMKPNAILINTSRGGLINEQALVDALLSGQIAAAGIDVFTEEPAPTTNPLIAHSSLSNLILTPHVAWGSDSAIQTLVNQLIDNINSFHQGTHKNQL is encoded by the coding sequence ATGGAAACCATCGTTTTTCTTGATCATGGAACCATTCCAGCACACATTAGTCTTCCTCGTCCAGCCTTCTGTCACCAATGGCATCAATACGAAGCAACAACACCATCACAAGTGGTTGAGCGTCTCCAACACGCCACAATTGTAATCACCAATAAAGTCATCCTTGATAGTCAAGTACTGGCACAATTACCCCAGCTTAAATTTATTGCCATTGCCGCTACTGGCACTAACAATATTGATCTCGATTACTGTCGTAGCCACAATATTAAAGTAGCAAATATTCAAGGCTATGCCACACGATCTGTACCTGAACATGTTATTGCAATGATTTTTGCTCTTAAACGTAATCTTGCAGGTTACCAACAAGACATTCGCAACGGTGAATGGCAACGTCAGCAACAATTTTGTTTTTTCACCCACCCCATTACAGATGTCGCAGGATCAACCTTAGGGATTATTGGTAATGGTAGTTTAGGTCAAGCCGTTGCAACACTAGCGCAAGCTATCGGCATGAATATTCTCTTTGCTGAACATGCAGGTGCAACCCAATGCCGTGATGGCTATCATCCGTTTGAACAAGTTCTACGGGAAGCTGATATAGTTAGTTTGCACTGCCCACTGACGTCAACTACCCATAATATGATTGCAGCACCACAGTTAGCCCTGATGAAACCAAATGCAATACTCATTAATACCAGTCGTGGTGGTCTAATTAACGAACAAGCCTTAGTGGATGCATTACTCTCTGGCCAAATAGCGGCTGCGGGTATCGATGTATTTACCGAAGAGCCCGCCCCCACAACAAATCCGTTAATTGCTCATAGCAGTCTCTCAAATTTAATTTTAACCCCGCATGTGGCATGGGGGTCTGACTCTGCCATTCAAACATTGGTTAATCAATTAATAGATAATATTAATAGTTTTCATCAAGGTACCCATAAAAATCAGCTGTAA